Proteins encoded in a region of the Salinicoccus sp. RF5 genome:
- a CDS encoding cupin domain-containing protein, which produces MVLDLKDYGNDPFVINIDDATLQNEDYRVALWTGEEIQITLMSIPPGGDIGGEVHEGHDQFLRLEAGHGKVIMGDSEDEITFEKEVGPDEVILIPKGKFHNVMTVGDEPMKLYSIYGPAHHPQGTRQATKEIAMEEESDHH; this is translated from the coding sequence ATGGTTCTTGATCTGAAGGACTATGGAAACGACCCATTTGTAATCAACATCGACGACGCTACACTGCAGAACGAAGATTACCGCGTTGCACTATGGACGGGTGAGGAAATCCAGATTACGCTCATGTCCATTCCGCCCGGCGGGGACATCGGTGGGGAGGTCCATGAAGGGCACGACCAGTTCCTGCGCCTCGAAGCTGGACACGGCAAGGTGATCATGGGGGATTCCGAAGATGAAATCACTTTTGAAAAGGAAGTCGGCCCGGATGAGGTCATCCTGATTCCAAAAGGCAAGTTCCACAATGTGATGACTGTCGGCGATGAACCGATGAAGCTCTATTCAATCTACGGCCCGGCACACCATCCCCAAGGAACCAGACAGGCGACGAAAGAGATCGCCATGGAGGAAGAATCAGACCATCACTGA
- a CDS encoding ATP-binding cassette domain-containing protein produces MTIIEFKNVSHNDILHNITGHFNEGRITTFVGPSGAGKTTCLKHINGLLSPDSGEIFFRGENIADMDMIELRKRIGMAFQSAPMIGGTVYDNLNLPKAIFGETIDEAHALECLERVDLGGIPLDQNVKSLSGGEKSRISIARTLVNRPEVLLLDEITASLDYRMVKEVERLIIRLQRENNVTVIWITHDLDQARRVSDDMWFLRSGELIEFGDASFIDQSDNPLIRKFVEGEEL; encoded by the coding sequence ATGACTATAATAGAATTCAAAAACGTCAGCCACAATGACATTCTACATAATATTACCGGCCACTTTAACGAGGGGCGCATCACAACCTTCGTCGGACCCAGTGGTGCAGGAAAGACCACATGCCTGAAGCACATCAACGGTCTGCTGTCGCCCGATTCCGGAGAGATATTCTTCAGGGGCGAGAACATTGCTGATATGGATATGATCGAATTGAGGAAGCGCATCGGCATGGCCTTCCAGAGTGCACCAATGATCGGCGGCACCGTCTATGACAACCTCAACCTTCCAAAAGCCATCTTCGGTGAGACAATCGATGAGGCGCATGCCCTCGAGTGCCTCGAACGTGTCGACCTCGGCGGCATCCCGCTCGATCAGAATGTAAAGTCACTTTCCGGCGGGGAGAAGAGCCGCATCTCCATCGCACGCACGCTCGTCAACCGCCCCGAGGTCCTGCTCCTCGATGAGATCACTGCGAGCCTCGACTACCGGATGGTGAAGGAGGTCGAACGGCTGATCATCCGCCTGCAGCGCGAAAATAATGTCACCGTCATCTGGATCACCCACGACCTCGATCAGGCACGCCGGGTCAGCGATGACATGTGGTTCCTCAGAAGTGGAGAGCTGATCGAATTCGGGGACGCCTCCTTCATCGACCAGTCGGATAATCCGCTCATCAGAAAATTTGTGGAGGGGGAAGAACTTTGA
- the fetB gene encoding iron export ABC transporter permease subunit FetB, whose protein sequence is MSYAQLALSLIFIAIPLGLAIVLKLGLEKDIIIATIRSIIQLLIIGYILTFVFESDSPIFIILMIMLMIAAATQNIIKKGDGIPGITWMIVLTLIVVETVTMGIMLSFGIIPFAPEEVIPISGMVIGNCMVLSLLFLNKFKDEVDRSDETIELILSMGGQPKVAIDKSLKSAIQTSMIPTIEAQKTMGLVQLPGMMSGLIIGGADPMEAVMYQLLILFLILTTAAMSSVMVGYMAYPKLFNQKMQFIGLQYKTK, encoded by the coding sequence TTGAGTTATGCACAGCTTGCACTGTCCCTGATATTCATCGCCATCCCGCTCGGCTTGGCGATCGTGCTCAAACTCGGACTTGAAAAGGATATCATCATCGCCACCATCCGTTCGATTATACAGCTGCTGATCATCGGATACATCCTCACCTTCGTCTTCGAAAGCGACAGTCCGATCTTCATCATACTGATGATCATGCTCATGATCGCCGCTGCCACACAGAACATCATCAAGAAGGGGGACGGCATTCCGGGCATCACCTGGATGATCGTCCTTACCCTCATCGTTGTCGAAACGGTGACGATGGGTATCATGCTGAGTTTCGGCATCATCCCTTTCGCTCCGGAAGAAGTCATCCCGATCAGCGGCATGGTCATCGGCAACTGTATGGTGCTGTCCCTGCTCTTCCTCAACAAATTCAAGGATGAGGTCGACCGCAGTGATGAAACCATCGAACTCATCCTGTCCATGGGCGGCCAGCCAAAAGTCGCCATCGACAAGAGTCTGAAGTCTGCAATCCAGACCAGCATGATTCCGACGATAGAAGCCCAGAAGACCATGGGGCTCGTCCAGTTGCCGGGCATGATGAGCGGCCTCATCATCGGCGGCGCCGATCCGATGGAAGCCGTCATGTACCAGCTGCTGATCCTGTTCCTCATACTGACCACCGCAGCCATGTCCTCCGTCATGGTCGGATATATGGCCTATCCGAAACTGTTCAACCAGAAGATGCAGTTCATCGGTCTTCAGTATAAAACAAAATAG
- a CDS encoding thioredoxin family protein — protein MPLEHWYDQAMTAEVYIEDMEKHRENLQKVYDEFQVPDDENFFRQLENRKLRVIVLTEDWCGDAMMNIPILLHLAEKSHMEVRMLLRDSNLELMDQYLTNGRSRSIPIFIFIDEDGEEVAHWGPRSETVQTAVDQLMAGLPEKDAPEYDAQFKEAIQTLTSRFISDETFWQATYESIKETLGEKL, from the coding sequence ATGCCGCTCGAACATTGGTATGATCAGGCAATGACAGCAGAAGTCTATATAGAAGATATGGAAAAGCACAGGGAGAACCTGCAGAAGGTATACGATGAATTCCAGGTTCCGGATGACGAAAACTTTTTCAGGCAGCTGGAAAACCGGAAACTCCGGGTCATCGTCCTTACCGAGGACTGGTGCGGTGATGCCATGATGAACATCCCGATACTGCTGCACCTGGCCGAAAAGAGCCACATGGAAGTACGTATGTTGCTGAGGGACAGCAATCTCGAACTGATGGATCAGTATTTGACGAACGGCAGATCCCGTTCGATCCCCATCTTCATCTTCATTGATGAAGACGGGGAAGAAGTCGCGCACTGGGGCCCGCGTTCAGAAACGGTGCAGACAGCAGTCGACCAGCTGATGGCCGGGTTGCCGGAAAAGGATGCGCCGGAATACGATGCCCAGTTCAAGGAAGCCATCCAGACGCTGACTTCGCGCTTTATTAGTGATGAGACATTCTGGCAGGCCACATACGAAAGCATAAAAGAGACCCTCGGGGAAAAGCTGTAG